CTAAAAAATTTGAGTCAATGAATATATCTAAGAAAGTCGACAAGAAATGTGAAAGAACTCTAGTAGTTGTGACCAACGCTGATAATGCTCCTCATAAGTTCCTTAATGAGCTAGTACTTGATAAAGTTACTGCGATGGGACTTAATTATGTCTGTGTCAGGAATAACATTGACTTGGAGACTTTAAAAGAATCCGAGATTATAGAGGCTACGCTTTTTGAAACGAATGAATTTCTATCCAAGATTAACAAGTCTATGGTTAGTATTCCAGTTTTAGCTCGTAAATTGATGATAATTCAAGTAAAGATTACTTCAACAGATATCCAAAGGAAAATCAAGGATAGGCTTAATGCGAATGTCACAGAACTCAAAAAGTTACCAAGTCAGTGCTTCAGCACAGTCGCTGAAGCACTAAGAGTAGTCATGCAATTTGTGACTTCAGCTAAGAAGTTATTGCAGACAATTCTTCCAGGAGGGAATAAGTTCGATGACCACAACGAGGATTGTACTATGTATAAGAAGTCATTGCAGACAATGCTTGACCAGTATTCTGCTCAGTTACATTCAAAGAAtcttgaaaagaaagaagacttCTTGATGGAAGAGATCATGTATATAAAGGACAGAATGGTGAATGGACTTTCAATTGATTTCCTCAGTTTTCTGCACGAAAAGGTCGATGGGATTTCTAAAATGGCAGAAGAGTTTGTGGGCAAAATGTGGAACTGCATAGAAAGAGTTATCATCGATGTTTTGATGCATCATTTTGATAGTCACCCGCAACTTCAAGATTCCACTGGAAGAGCTGTGCAAAACCTTATTGCCCAAAAGAATGATGAATCGGCTAATTGGGTACGAGAAATCATTGGGATGGAAAAGTTGGCTATAGGTTACACTTGCATTAATCCATGTTATGTAGATAGTTGCAATAGACTCCTAGCTCAAGAAACAACATTTATGGATATTATGAACAAGAATCACTCGATAATAAACATCGAAGGAATTGGAGAAGTTGATGTTGAACATATGAGAAATCACTTAGATGTAGCGCGACTAGCTTTTGAATTGAAGATGAAGATGACTGCACACTGGAAGATATTTTGGACGAGGCAGGTGGATTTAATTTTATGGCGTTGCATATGATATCTGCTGTTGGAAAAATGGTTATTAACAATGAGATGGAAGAGTATATTGCTAATTACCTAACGACAAGTAATGAGATTGAAGAAGCACCCGAAACGGCAAAGGCTTGAAGAGAGTGTAAAATTGCTTGAGTCGTCGAAAGATGAGGTGGTCAAGATTGGAAGAAAGATTACTAGTGAAACTTTATATCTATTGGGTGCTACTATTAGAACGGGAGATTTTTCTTCACAGAAATCTCCATTTATATATTCTTTCGTCTCCTGGTGTATGTCTCTCTATTAACAATGTTCTAGTTAATTAATCCTGCAAACATATTTCCACACGACTGTGATAAATTTGAATTTCCTGAATATAAATTCCGAATAAGCCCAATTTCTGCAGGAAAGAAAAGTCCAAGTTGACTCCCAAGCCCATATATGAAATTCTCCGAAAATAACTTAGTATAAATGACGTTGTATATCtattctcaaaataatagccgaaaactataattatatatatacacaaaaaatagacaaattttatacacttttcaGCTAACGGATATTAATATAAATAACATCACGCAGGCTAAAAGTGATCTTTTCCAATAATTTAAGGAAGAAATTTAGGGTTTGAATATAAATGGAGTGAACCTTTAAAAAATGATAAGCAGGACCAATTAACAGGTTGTTTATATGCCATAGTCAGGTGAAATAAGCCTATCCTATTTTTCCCCACGAACAAATTCAATTTATATGGTCCCTCAATTTATCTCATTTTGCACAATACGGCTTAGCTTAATTAGAATCCATCTCCGGATTGGGACTAATTTGTTCTACTTCTAGCATTTTTCTCCTTTGACTAGAGTTTGTCTATTTGAATTTATTGCCCGACTTAAAAATTTAAACTCTTAGATGACATGTCTCGTAGTAGTAATACTATTGACTACGTTTTGAGTTTGAATCCCATTGTCATctattaataatatatttttacagTGTTGTATTAGATACACCTTTTAAAGAAGAAGATGGTGTCATCTTTTCGCATACAAAAAGAAGTTCTTATATAAGTGTGTGTGAATACCTTTATTGTTGAAAAAGAATCTGTATATATAAAAGAAGTTGACACcacatttaaaataaatattaatttgaCATTGAAAGTAAAACTTTAAAAGTAAGTATAGCCCTAACTCAGCAATGGCAGCCCAATTTAAGGACGGGCTTGATGCGTACCAAAACAAGAGTTTTTTACACGGATGATCTCTTTATGAAAACTATTCTCATAACTAGTAGTACTACTCATTTATTGCAAAGATGGCAAATTTTATTACAGATATAGCATTATCGGCAATTCCTTAAATGCCGCTACAGTGAGAATCCCATTTAAGACCAGCATTAAGAATACTATTTTCACTAAACAGTCTTGATGTAAATAACCAATAATTAAGGAAACCGTTATCATCTCCACCACTAGACAATCTTGGCGTACCGTTTCCATCTCTCTTTCCCTAAACCAAAAAATCTCAAAGAGTTTTTCCTCTATTTCGTTGATTTACGCCATCTTTTTCCAAAAGAAATAGTATTGTGATTTATACACTATTAAATACCATTATTATGTTGTGTATATTATCATATTagaattttattataatttaggGGGAATTACGCTCCTTGTCACTTGGCCCAACAGTCCATCAAAAAACAGCCCACGTTTGAAACTCTTATCTGATATCCATTATTATTTATAGTAATACGCAATCAATATATACAATGGTTGAAAAATTCATGAtaaattataatataaatatatacgTGATTTTTACTTGGTATATTATCCGGTGTAATTTATACATGGTTTTTACTTAGTATATTATCTGGTGTAAT
Above is a window of Nicotiana tabacum cultivar K326 chromosome 8, ASM71507v2, whole genome shotgun sequence DNA encoding:
- the LOC107794440 gene encoding dynamin-related protein 4C-like, producing MGSISCICLLLNREQAMDISENKSYSQQEDDYLPPIVSSYNDETILPPLFDCADKLRRSLNVMQQCIQPPPVPTIVLVGDRCSVVNLKFPSSLMGKRGHRSRTDDDDDEWHVALEISRATNTIAGTTNGISNNPLTLLLKKKGFPNLTIVDLPGIPTLDEANKEIYERIHQMILNYITPEDRIILNILSASTDSLPKKFESMNISKKVDKKCERTLVVVTNADNAPHKFLNELVLDKVTAMGLNYVCVRNNIDLETLKESEIIEATLFETNEFLSKINKSMVSIPVLARKLMIIQVKITSTDIQRKIKDRLNANVTELKKLPSQCFSTVAEALRVVMQFVTSAKKLLQTILPGGNKFDDHNEDCTMYKKSLQTMLDQYSAQLHSKNLEKKEDFLMEEIMYIKDRMVNGLSIDFLSFLHEKVDGISKMAEEFVGKMWNCIERVIIDVLMHHFDSHPQLQDSTGRAVQNLIAQKNDESANWVREIIGMEKLAIDEDDCTLEDILDEAGGFNFMALHMISAVGKMVINNEMEEYIANYLTTSNEIEEAPETAKA